In Stanieria sp. NIES-3757, the DNA window ATAACGAGCCATCACATTATAAAACCCGATGCCAACGGCTAATAAAACTAACCAGTTGAGCAAAAAGTCAAGCTTGTCAATAAAATTATCAATCGCTTGGGAAATTTTTAAGAGCGAGCTCAGCAAAGCTGAGGCGGGGTTCACTCCCTTCGGTCGTGATCGCATAAAATCTTTTTTGGGCATTGTAAAAGAGCGTTAATTAAATAACTCATTCTACCTAAATCTCTAACCTTGACATATATATTGGAAAAAATATTTTTTTTGTGAGCGAGTGTTATGAAACGCAGATCTGTTGTCAAATTTGTCTCCTCTGGAGCGGTTGCTACAACGGGAGTAGCTATTATTGGTGGTTGTCAAGCAGCACAAAACCAATCTTCAACGGCAAATAATGAGGTAACTGATTTACCCAATCTGCAATGGCAAATGGCAACCAGTTGGCCTCCTTCTCTCGATACAATCTTTGGTGGGGCGCAGGTTTTAGCAGATCGAGTAGCAGCTTTAACTGGCGGAAAGTTTAAAATTATTCCCCGTGCTGCTGGCGAAATTGCCCCTCCTTTAGAAGTGTTAGATGTGGTTTCCCAAGGAGCAGTCCAATGTGGACATACAGCATCTTATTACTACATTGGTAAAAGTCCTGCTTTAGCTTTTGGTACAACTATTCCGTTTGGTTTTACCGCCCAACAACAAAATGCTTGGTTATACGAAGGTGGCGGTTTAACCAAATTACAAGAAATTTATGCCCGCAAATTTAATCTAATTCAGTTTCCTGCGGGTAATACTGGCACCCAAATGGGCGGTTGGTTTCGCAAAGAAGTTTCTACCCTCAAGGATTTGCAAGGGTTAAAGATGCGGATTCCAGGGTTAGGGGGGCAGGTAATG includes these proteins:
- a CDS encoding TRAP dicarboxylate transporter- DctP subunit translates to MKRRSVVKFVSSGAVATTGVAIIGGCQAAQNQSSTANNEVTDLPNLQWQMATSWPPSLDTIFGGAQVLADRVAALTGGKFKIIPRAAGEIAPPLEVLDVVSQGAVQCGHTASYYYIGKSPALAFGTTIPFGFTAQQQNAWLYEGGGLTKLQEIYARKFNLIQFPAGNTGTQMGGWFRKEVSTLKDLQGLKMRIPGLGGQVMAKLGVTVQTLGGGEIFQALQTGAIDATEWVGPYDDEKLGLNKIAKFYYYPGWWEPGATLEVQINLNEWNKLPPQYQEAIKTAAYESNATMLARYDARNNEALQRLIEAGTQLRPYSEEILTAAQQAAFDIYDQFAAKDADFKAIYGEWQPFRDRIYAWDKLNQGSFTNFVYSKMK